In Salvelinus namaycush isolate Seneca chromosome 36, SaNama_1.0, whole genome shotgun sequence, one DNA window encodes the following:
- the LOC120030186 gene encoding zonadhesin-like, whose protein sequence is MGNCSYLMSEPCNHTSVPHYEVHADNENRFNKPTISYLKAVHVYVRGVKISILKGGTVQLNGINVNIPLTPATGVSVLKSGKHYTVAMDFGVTVRYDGNHYMDIKVIKDYKDKLCGLCGDYNGNSNDDFRKPDGSLTTNPNDFGHSWVTDPNCNKKPNTTIPGCTDDELDRYESSGYCGMLLDKNGPFAVCHPKVNPNSFFKDCLFDLCELDGAQPILCESIESYVNDCQDRGVTIGTWRNSTFCREYRSMLGSIPFQFQSFQKVNQILIPSVSH, encoded by the exons ATGGGGAACTGCAGCTACCTGATGTCAGAGCCCTGTAACCACACGTCAGTGCCTCACTACGAGGTGCATGCTGACAACGAGAACCGCTTCAACAAACCAACCATCTCCTACCTGAAGGCTGTGCATGTGTACGTGCGTGGGGTGAAGATCTCCATCTTGAAGGGAGGCACCgtgcag TTGAATGGTATCAATGTGAACATCCCACTGACCCCAGCTACAGGCGTGTCTGTTCTGAAGTCTGGTAAACACTACACTGTAGCCATGGACTTTGGTGTGACCGTACGATATGACGGAAACCACTACATGGACATCAAGGTCATCAAGGA CTATAAGGACAAGCTGTGTGGACTGTGTGGAGACTACAACGGAAACTCCAACGATGACTTCAGGAAACCCGACGGTTCTCTGACCACCAACCCCAATGACTTTGGACACAGCTGGGTCACAGATCCCAA TTGTAACAAGAAGCCCAACACCACCATCCCAGGCTGTACTGATGATGAACTGGACAGGTATGAGAGCTCTGGCTACTGCGGCATGCTACTGGACAAGAACGGACCGTTCGCTGTCTGTCACCCCAAGGTCAACCCCAAT AGTTTCTTCAAGGACTGTCTGTTTGACCTGTGCGAGCTGGATGGTGCTCAACCCATCCTGTGTGAGTCCATCGAGTCGTATGTCAACGACTGTCAGGACCGAGGAGTCACCATCGGAACCTGGAGGAACAGCACCTTCTGCCGTGAGTACAGATCaatgttggggtcaattccatttcaattccagtcatttCAGAAAGTTAACCAAATTCTCATTCCAAGTGTCTCTCACTGA